ATTGCTTTACTTTCACTATCATGATTTTCTGTCCAAATTGTATACGAATGAGGTCACCTTCTTTTACATTGGAACTCGCTTTCGCTACGTTTCCGTTTATTTGAATTCTTCCTTGGTCGCTTACTTCTTTTGCCAGTGTTCTTCGTTTAATCAATCGGGATACTTTCAAAAATTTGTCTAAACGCATCAAATTAATCCCCTTTCCCCAACGTTTTCGCTTCATTCCATAGCTGGTCCATTACATCTAATGAAGCCTCATAAATATCCATCTGTTTTTCCTTTAATTGTTTCTCGATATATTGAAACCGTTTGATAAATTTCCGATTGGTCATCGCAAGGGCTGCTTCAGGATCTACTTTTAGAAAACGAGAAAGATTAATTACAGCAAACAAAAGATCACCCACTTCGGCCTGAAGATCAGCTTGATCGGCGTGTCTAATTTCCTCAATTTCCTCATCAATCTTTTGGTATACATCACGAATATCTGACCAATCAAATCCTACTTTAGCCGCCTTACTTTGTAATTTATATGCTTTCAAAATCTCGGGAAGATCTTTTGGAATCCCATCTAGTACCGATCGAATCTTTTCAATCCCTTTTTCCTCCCGTTCTTTTTCCTTCATTTTTTCCCAATGAACAAGAGCTTCTTCTGCCCTTTCCGCATTTTCGTTGCCAAAGACATGTGGATGTCTACGTACCAGTTTATCATTTAATTGCTTAATCACATCATAGATATGAAAATATCCTTCTTCTGAAGCCATTTGTGAGTGAAGCATCACTTGTAATAGTACATCCCCTAATTCTTCTTGCATATGTTCGATGTCTAATTGGTCAATGGTTTCAAGAAGTTCATAAGTTTCCTCAAGCAAATTCTTACGTATCGATTGATGAGTCTGAGCTCGATCCCAAGGACAGCCGTTTGGCATTCTTAACTGATTAATAATCTCCACAAGTTTTGAAAATTGGGAATGATGAACATCTGGAGAATCTGTTTTCCTTATAAAGATCGAGCTTAAATGATGGAACTCATTCGGATTACGGTCTAATTCATAAAGAGGAACTTCCTTCAATCGTTCTTTTCCCTTCATTCCCAAATTTGAAGCAATGATGACTGGCCAATCATCAGGATAAATTTCCATCAAAGTTAATTTTACATCAGAAGCAATCCATTGGTCATAAACTTGACCGATAATCATATGTTTTGAAGGTTGGATATCGTCCCGTTTCAGTGTTTCTCCGTTAAGAAACAGAAATCCCTCAATTGGATCAATTTTTAAGGAGCTAAATACAGCATCGAGAAAACTCTCTCCTCCAAGTAGTTCAATCTCGATATTGCTGTCGTGTTGCTCCAGTAAATATTGAACACTTTTTTCTGCTACCATGGGGTGACCAGGAACACCGTAAATCAAGTCATTCCCTTTTTTCGCCTCCCCTAGCAAGATTCTGGCAATCTCTTGATAAACATGATCATATTCTGAATGCTGATCGTACAACTCGTCAAAGGTTTGATACTGGATTCCTTCCTCATCCAAAAAGGAAACAACGGGATGGACCTTTGTTCGCAAATAAATATGCTTACTATTCTTCAATTTCTTGTAAATCCCTAAAGATAATTGATCTTCGTTACCAGCACCCAAGCCAACAATTGTAATTTTTGCTTTCATCGTTTTCCCTTCAATCCTTTAAAAATTTTAATAAATGAAGTTTTTCTATGATATATACGATTTTTGGTCCATATTTCGGTAAATAGTATAATTCGCTTTTCGTGATCGCCCCAGTGAATAATAAACCAAAGAAATAACTGATGATCCCGAAAAGGATGGAAATAAAAGTAACAACGGCCATTATTATTCTTAAAGAATTGAGATAATTCCCTAATAAAGCGATCACACTCCATCTTGTAAAGAAAACAAAGATCGCCATAATGAAGACAGAAATGATTATTTTCAATAAAAATTGAAGATAGATTCCATGATCATAATCATTACGAATCGCCAGTAAATTAAGTAATGCAGCGAAAGCATAAGCAAAAACAGTAGAGAAGGCAGCTCCGTGAATTCCAAAAATAGGAATAAGAGCTGTGTTTAAGACCAGTTTTACCAAAACGGCGATTAAAAGATACTTAGCAGGTAGAAAAACCCTCCCCAATCCATTTAATATCCCAGTAGAGATAATGGCTAATGCAGAAAACATAACAGTAAACGCTAATATCGCTAAGGATAATGACCCTGCATCATCTTTATAAAAGAAAATATTGATTGGCTGGGCTAATGTTGCCAAACCAACCGAAGCCGGTAAACCAATTAATATGGTAAAACGAATAGCTGTTCCAATATATTCAGATACATTCTTATGGTGATTTCTAACGATTGATTCAGAGATTGCAGGAACTAATGCTAGACTGAATGAGGGAGCAAAAAAGGTAGCAAATTGGATTAAAGGTTGAGCCCTTGTATAAACTCCAAATAAATTTTCTGCCTTTTTCAGCGATAAACCCATCAATTGCAAAAGATTAGAAATTGTAAAGGAATCAACAATACCAAATAGAGGATAAATGAGCGAACCGATTGCTACGGGTAGGGAATAATAAAGAATTTTTCTTACAATCTGCCAAACCGATTCCCAGTCTTCTAAATTAAATTCCATTTGATTCATATTATTTTGTTGATTCATCTTTCTCCAATATATGTTTAAAACGATGAAGCCAGCAACTGCACCTGTAAAAGCTCCAAAAGTAGCACCTGCACCAGCATAATATACTCCATATTGAGGGTTGTTCATGAACAAATAAGCTAAAACTAAAATGGTAATCACACGTACCAGTTGCTCGATCATTTGCGAATAAGCAGTTGGTACCATATTTTGATGCCCTTGAAAATAGCCGCGAATTGCTGCCATAATTGGTACGATCAAGAGCGCAAAAGAGACACTTTTTATCGCTAAGTCGAGCTCTGGATTACCCATTAGTTTTGCAATCGTATGGGAACCAAAAAAAAGAAAAAGAAAGACGAATAAACCTGAAAAGGAAAGTAAATAGATCGATACTTTGAGAACTTGCCTTGCTCCAGAGTGATTCTGTTGTGCTAGATGTTCAGCAACAATTTTGGAAATCGCAACAGGGAATCCTGCTGTTGCCAAAATTAAAACCATACTATATAACGGATAAACCTTATTGTAAACAGCAAGCCCTAGATCACCTGCAATGTTTTGAAAAGGTATTCGATAAATCGCACCTAGTAGTTTGGACAGAAAACCAGTAATTCCTAAGATTGCGATTCCTTCTACAAATGTTTGTTTATGCTTTTCTTCCTTCATATTTTCTCCCCTCAGTATGTAATCAAAACACAAACTGAACAATTATACAAGAATAACTTGCTTATTATAAATAGGTTTGTATTTACCAACGCGCTCCGTTGTCCCAGCGTTAGAACATACAAGCCGTTTCAGTTTTGCATGGAAAAAAGCAGGCATTCGCCTGCTTTTCCCACTTCTTCTTATTGTTCCATTTGTTTGGCTAAAAACGATGACGCGGTCTCAACCATCTTCACTTCAAGATTACCCATTTTGACGCCATCCTCTTTACTCAGTAGAATCACAGTACCTATAGGGTCACCAGCTGCAATAATTGGAGCCACAACATAAGAGGATAAACTTTCTGGGTTGTCCATGACAAGACTGACTTCTCCCCCATTTGTATCCACTATTGTCTTTCTTTGCTCCATACTTTCTTCTATAACCTGACCAATAGGCTTGTTCATGTATTCTTTCTTACTTGTTCCAGCTACGGCAATAATCGTATCACGATCTGAGATCAGTGTGATGGCGTTTAGGTTTTCATAAAGTGAGTCGGCATATTCCTGAGCAAAGTCGCTTAGCTCACCGATTGGAGAATATTTTTTCAGGATGACTTCTCCATCACGATCAACAAAAATCTCCAATGGGTCCCCTTCACGAATTCGTAATGTTCTTCGAATTTCCTTGGGAATAACAACCCGACCTAAGTCATCGATACGACGTACAATTCCTGTTGCTTTCATTCTATGCTGCCTCTCTTTCTTGTATATAAGAATTCCAATTTGGGGGTTTCGTAGTAACTATTATCCAGTATCTTTTTTTTGTGTTTTATATGTTGTTAAACTTTTCTTTTGTCTTGACCATAGTATTCATCCACTGCCAAATTATTATACAAGAAAGAATCATTTGGAATTTTTATCTTCTGGTAAATTCATTTTTGTAATGATATTTGGTAATTCCTTCGTCATGAAATTACTAAATTTTTGCTGAACTAATTGCTGTTTTATGATCGAAAGGTCATCATTATTTAATTGTTCAAACGTAGGAACTTTTCGACTGATCACTTTTATAATATGATAACCATATTGAGTCTTCACTGGCTTATCGCTAATTTTGCCAATCGGCTGTTTTAATACAGCATCTTTAAATTCTGGAACCCATTTTGCAACTGATTCATTTTCATAGGTGCCACCTTTGTCTTTGCTTCCTGGATCATCAGAATATTCCTTTGCCAATTTCGCAAAATCGCCACCGGCCTTTAATTTTGTCAAGACTTCATCCGCTCTTTTTTTCGCTTCTTCATCAGACCGATTGGTATTCCCAATTAAGATATGACTAACCGTTGCGATCGTAAAATCTTGTTGCGATTTTTCAAAGGCTTGTTTTAATTGGTCTTTTGTAATTTGTTTTTCAAAGTAAAGCTGTATACCAATTTCTCGTTTTAGAATTTCTTTAATATCATCCTCAGTAATCTTTAAATTCTTCAATTCCTTTTGATAATTCTCCTCAGATCCCACCATTTGCATCTTTTGTGCCTTTAGGTATTGAAACATGTTGTCTACATCTTGCTCATTTTGGGATGAGAGCTTTTCCTTTGTTCCTAGATATCGTTCTGCAATGAATTGTTGCAATAACTGTTTTTTTACATTTTGGTCTTTGATTTCATTGACCACCTGAGGGTTAATAAATTGAAGAACATTTAAATACTTATCAAAATCACTCTGAAGTACTTGCCCACCTTTATACTCTGCGATTACTTTCTTACTGTCCTGATTATTATTACAACCAAAAGCAGTCAAGATGACCACGACACTAAAAACGAATACTGTAATTTGTTTTATTTTTCTACTCATTTTGGGCTAAAGCTCCTTCCGTCTTTAAAGACTCTTGATACCTTTTTAGGAAATTCTCCATTAAACTTAACCACTGCTCTTGTGTTAGATTTTTGGTACTCACTTTGATTCCGATATGATGACCAGAAGAAAGTTTGATTCGATGGTTAAAATCGTTTGCAATTTGATAAAGACGATAACCGTCAATGACTTGATTTTGGTCAGGAGATACCTCTAGATGGATTTCTTGCCCTTCTTGTGTAATACGCTCTATGTGATATTGATAAGCATAAGCCTTAATTCTGGCAATCGTTAATAGGTTTCTTGTCGGTTGTGGAATATCTCCAAAACGATCTTCCAATTCTTCTTCAAGATCAAATACTTCTTCTAGTGTTTTCACAATGGCAAATTTTTTGTACATCTCGATTTTTTGCATCGAATCTTGAATATAATCTGAAGGAATATAAGCATCGACATCCAAATCGATTTGGGGCTCAATGGCTTTTTCTTCTTTTGGCTCACCTTTTAATTCATCGATTGCCTCTTTTAACATTTGACTGTATAAGTCAAATCCTACTGACGCGATAAATCCATGCTGTTCAGCACCTAGTAAATTCCCTGCTCCACGAATCGCTAAGTCCCTCATCGCAATCTTAAATCCAGAGCCAAGCTCAGTAAATTCTTTAATTGCTTGCAATCGTTTCTCAGCTACCTCAGTAAGGACTTTATCCCTTTGATAGGTGAAATAGGCATAGGCAATTCTATTAGAACGACCAACTCTGCCACGTAATTGATAGAGTTGAGAAAGTCCCATTTTATCAGCATCATAAATAATAAGCGTATTCACATTTGGAATATCAACGCCAGTCTCGATAATCGTAGTGCTAACAAGGACATCATATTCTCCATCCAAAAATTCTAGCATAATCTGTTCTAATTCTGTTTCTTTCATCTGTCCATGTGCTACTGCGACTTTCGCATCAGGCACAAGCATTCGGATTTGATCCGCCATCAACTCAATATTTTTTACCTGATTATAGAGAAAATATACTTGTCCTCCTCGGGCTAGTTCTCTTTCAATCGCCTCCCTTACCAGAGTTCCACTATATTCTACCACATATGTTTGCACAGGAAAGCGATTTTCTGGAGGAGTTTCGATCACTGACAAATCGCGAACTCCTAACATCGACATATGCAATGTTCTTGGAATTGGCGTAGCGGTTAAGGTAAGAACATCAACGTTTGCTTTTAACTCTTTTAATTTCTCCTTGTGTTTCACGCCAAAGCGTTGTTCCTCATCAATGATCAATAAACCTAAATCTTTAAACTGAACATCCTTAGATAACAAGCGATGGGTACCGATAACGATATCGACAATTCCATCTTTTAACTGTTTAATGACTTGATTTTGTTCCTTTTTTGATCGAAAACGACTGATGACATCAATCTTAATCGGATAATCTTGGAATCTTTCTTTAAATGTTTCAAAATGCTGTTGGGCTAAAATCGTCGTTGGTACTAAAACGGCAACTTGTTTCCCTGCAATGGCTGCTTTGAAAGCTGCGCGAATAGCCACCTCTGTTTTCCCATATCCTACGTCACCACAAAGAAGTCGATCCATTGGCTCATCTTTTTCCATATCACGTTTTACTTCTTCAATCGTACGCAATTGATCGGGAGTCTCTTGATAAGGAAATAATGCCTCAAACTCCTTTTGGTATTCATTATCCTTTGGAAAAGGAAATCCTTTTGAAGATTTACGCTTGGCATACAATTTGATCAAATCTTGGGCAATGTCTTTCACAGAAGCTTTAACTTTATTTTTGACTTTCGTCCATTCTGAGCCACCTAAAGAATAAACTTTCGGTTCTCGCTCTTCGCCCCCTACGTATTTTTGAACCAAATCGATCTGGTCGATTGGAACATATAATTTATCATTACCTGCATATTTAATATGAAGATAATCTTTATGAATTCCATTAATCTCTAGTGTTTCAATACCAACATACTTACCAATCCCGTGGTTCACATGAACGACGTAATCGCCAGCCTTAAGATCAGTATAACTTTTAATCCTTTCTACATTGGTCTGTTGCTGTTGGTTTACTTTTTTAGCTTTTCGTTGTTTTTGCGAAAAAACTTCCCCTTCTGTAATTAAGGCCAAATGAATACTACTCATTTCAAACCCTGATTGGAGATTCCCTTCGAGAATGATTGGCCGTGTCGTAAGTTGATTAATTTTGTTAGAAACAAGATCTACTTCGATTCCATAATCATAAAGAACTCGTTCTAGACGTTTTGCCCTTTCTAAATCAGCTGCAAGAAAAACAACGCTCGTTGCTGTTTTTCTCCAGCGTTCCATCTCTGACTTAAGCACATGCATTTGGCCATGAAAATTTTGCATATTACGGGTTACAAAATTCACGATATTTTGGGGACTGACATGAGGAACCTGTCGCAAAAACAAAGATAAATATAATCTGGGTTGACGTACATGGTTCATAATATCAGTAAAGGGTTGGTAAATCTGTAAGGACGGTAATGATTCCCCTTGATTTAATAATGTTAATTGCCAGTCATGGATTTCTTTTTCCACTTGTCTCACGGTTTCAATGATACGGCTTACTTCTTCAAAAATGATGACGCTATTTTCATCAATATAATCAAGTAATGTATAACCTTTTTTATACAAAGTTGATACATATTTATATAAACCACTAAAATAATATCCCTCTTTTAATTGTTCGATTTCCCAATTGATATTAGCTAGTAGTTTATCTTGAATAAACGAATCTTTAACCTTCGGCAAATGCTCTTTTAGAGCCTGTTCTACTTTTAATGCTGTCGCTAGGAATTCTTCTTTCGTGGCAACCCATTCTCTAGCAGGAGGAATGTCTATGCTCTCTACGTTTTCGATTGAGCGTTGAGAACCAGCATCAAAAATCCGGATTGAATCGATCTCAATATCAAATAATTCAATTCGGATAGGGTTATCCATGGCCAAAGGAAAGATATCAATAATACCCCCTCGTACACTAAATTCTCCTTTTTTCTCTACTCGATCAGACCGTTCATATCCAAGGAAAATCATTTTTTGCAGAAATTGATCGAAATCGATCTCCTGACCAACCTTTAAAGAAATCACTGCATTAAGGAAGTGTTCTTTTGGGGGCAAAAATTTACTTAAACCTATATAGGGAATAATATAGATCCCTTGATCACGATTTGCGAAATGTTGTAAGACATGAATCCGTTGCCCTAGAGTCTCAGGGCTTTGTGCTTCAATATCCGTAATCGTCAATTCATTGGCAGGATATAGGAACAATTGATTAGAATCGATCATTTCTGTTAAATCATCATAAACTTTTTGCGCTTGTAATAGATTATGTGTTACAACAACAATCTGACGTTTTTCTTCTGTATACAAACTCGCAATCATCAATTGTTTCGCAGAACCGCTTAATCCTGTAACCAATTGTTCTTTTAAACCCGATTGAAGTCCTGTTATGATCGATTGAAATTCATTACTAGAAGCGAATCTTTGTAAGAGAATATCCATAATATCCTCCTTTCCCTAGTATTTTCTGTCTATCAAATCTACCATTAAACAGCAAAAATAAGCCTTAGCTTTGCAACCAAGGCCTGAGATTGATTGATTTCCTTATTGTAGTAGATTCGAAAGTAAGATAAGTTCTGGATTTTGTTCCAGTGCTTCTTGACAATATTCACAAACGACATTTGCAACGATATCTCCATTCGATTCATAGGAAATTATACTCTCACGCTCTTCTATGGTCAAGGAATCAAAACCTAGTCGCGCTTCATCTACAACAGCTTGGTCAATCAACCCAAGATGATGTCCACAATGTTTACAAACATACTTTATCATACTATATGGCCTCCATTTGGAAATCATGACTTTATCTTTATTATTTCCAGCTAAATGGATGATCCATACCTTTTCGTATCAAATTAGTTATATTGACTCATCACCTTGCGAAATTCTCTGCCTGTGATCCATTCTTGAATCGCTTGACTGGCTAAGTGTAAACTTTCCTTGATCATCGCGAACTCTTCTGTTCGAAATGGGCTCAAAACATAGTCAACGATATTATTATCTTTTGGACGGCCAATGCCAATTTTCATCCTCTTAAATTGATCTGTATTCAAATGTTCGATGATGGATTTGATCCCATTATGGCCACCCGAACTTCCTTTTTCACGAAGTCGGATCTTACCAAGAGGTAGATCCAAATCATCATAAACAATAAGCAAATCGTCAACTGACAAGTGATACCAGTTTAAGAGGGGTTCAACGGCTTCACCTGATAAGTTCATATAGGTAAGGGGTTTTACTAAGAGTACCTTTTCGTTATGGATCTTCCCCTCAAGAATAAAAGCGTTAAATTTTGATTTTGAAGAAAAATAAGTCTCGTTTTTCAAATCCATATAGATTTGATCTATGGTAAGAAAGCCAATATTATGCTTGGTATTTTCGTATTTTTCCCCAGGGTTTCCTAACCCTACGATCAATTTCATTTTTCACAACTCCCAAATTAAGAAATAAATATACCCACAGTCTAACACATTCAAAGATCGCAATAAAGTGATTATAATATTAAAAATAGGCTTGTATGATTCTATAAGCTGCGACATAGCACGACTTGCAACTTTAGTTGCAATAGCGTGACTGTGCCTATGGGTGCTTCAGCGAGCGAGCTTTCCCACTTACCGTTTATTCATGAAAAGCCATAAGGTTAGGATCAGCGTTAGAACATACAAGCCACAAAAGCTTTGTATATTCCAACGCACTCCGTATTTGCTCCCAAATCTTATAAGTCAAACAAAAAAACGTAGCGAAAAATGCTACGTTCTTTGCTTATTTGGCTGCATCAATTCCATGACTATCTCTAGCATTTACAACTTCTGGTTCCGATTTCGACTCTTCTAGATGCGCCTCTTGATCCATTACCGGTGGTAAAACTTTTAAAATTACAGAATCTCGATCATGAAGGACTTCAATCCCATCTGAAAGCACTAGATCCTTAACCAATAAAGAATCACCAATATCTAAATCGGTAATATTCACCTGTATATATTCAGGTATAGAAGAAGGCAAAGCTCGGATCTCTATTTCCCTAATCTGTTGCTGAATGACCCCTCCATTTCTTTCACCAATTGAATGACCAAAGAAATGAATCGGTACCAACATCTCAACAGGACGATCCATATCCACTCGTTGTAAATCAATATGAATCACGTTTCGATCAACGGGATTTCGTTGGATCTCGTTAATTTTTACGGGTATTGTCTCTTTATCCAACGTAATTGAAAAGATCCCACTTTTCCCATGCTCTTTCATTTGTCTTAAAAACGTTTTTTGGTCAATTTGGATCGATTGATTTTCTTGTTGACCGCCATACAAAATGCCAGGAATAAACCCTTCATCTCTTAAA
Above is a window of Tepidibacillus fermentans DNA encoding:
- a CDS encoding RNA-binding S4 domain-containing protein; this translates as MRLDKFLKVSRLIKRRTLAKEVSDQGRIQINGNVAKASSNVKEGDLIRIQFGQKIMIVKVKQLLESSKKENAVEMYEIISEERIPESF
- the mazG gene encoding nucleoside triphosphate pyrophosphohydrolase is translated as MKAKITIVGLGAGNEDQLSLGIYKKLKNSKHIYLRTKVHPVVSFLDEEGIQYQTFDELYDQHSEYDHVYQEIARILLGEAKKGNDLIYGVPGHPMVAEKSVQYLLEQHDSNIEIELLGGESFLDAVFSSLKIDPIEGFLFLNGETLKRDDIQPSKHMIIGQVYDQWIASDVKLTLMEIYPDDWPVIIASNLGMKGKERLKEVPLYELDRNPNEFHHLSSIFIRKTDSPDVHHSQFSKLVEIINQLRMPNGCPWDRAQTHQSIRKNLLEETYELLETIDQLDIEHMQEELGDVLLQVMLHSQMASEEGYFHIYDVIKQLNDKLVRRHPHVFGNENAERAEEALVHWEKMKEKEREEKGIEKIRSVLDGIPKDLPEILKAYKLQSKAAKVGFDWSDIRDVYQKIDEEIEEIRHADQADLQAEVGDLLFAVINLSRFLKVDPEAALAMTNRKFIKRFQYIEKQLKEKQMDIYEASLDVMDQLWNEAKTLGKGD
- a CDS encoding putative polysaccharide biosynthesis protein, producing the protein MKEEKHKQTFVEGIAILGITGFLSKLLGAIYRIPFQNIAGDLGLAVYNKVYPLYSMVLILATAGFPVAISKIVAEHLAQQNHSGARQVLKVSIYLLSFSGLFVFLFLFFGSHTIAKLMGNPELDLAIKSVSFALLIVPIMAAIRGYFQGHQNMVPTAYSQMIEQLVRVITILVLAYLFMNNPQYGVYYAGAGATFGAFTGAVAGFIVLNIYWRKMNQQNNMNQMEFNLEDWESVWQIVRKILYYSLPVAIGSLIYPLFGIVDSFTISNLLQLMGLSLKKAENLFGVYTRAQPLIQFATFFAPSFSLALVPAISESIVRNHHKNVSEYIGTAIRFTILIGLPASVGLATLAQPINIFFYKDDAGSLSLAILAFTVMFSALAIISTGILNGLGRVFLPAKYLLIAVLVKLVLNTALIPIFGIHGAAFSTVFAYAFAALLNLLAIRNDYDHGIYLQFLLKIIISVFIMAIFVFFTRWSVIALLGNYLNSLRIIMAVVTFISILFGIISYFFGLLFTGAITKSELYYLPKYGPKIVYIIEKLHLLKFLKD
- the spoVT gene encoding stage V sporulation protein T, with the translated sequence MKATGIVRRIDDLGRVVIPKEIRRTLRIREGDPLEIFVDRDGEVILKKYSPIGELSDFAQEYADSLYENLNAITLISDRDTIIAVAGTSKKEYMNKPIGQVIEESMEQRKTIVDTNGGEVSLVMDNPESLSSYVVAPIIAAGDPIGTVILLSKEDGVKMGNLEVKMVETASSFLAKQMEQ
- a CDS encoding peptidylprolyl isomerase, whose translation is MSRKIKQITVFVFSVVVILTAFGCNNNQDSKKVIAEYKGGQVLQSDFDKYLNVLQFINPQVVNEIKDQNVKKQLLQQFIAERYLGTKEKLSSQNEQDVDNMFQYLKAQKMQMVGSEENYQKELKNLKITEDDIKEILKREIGIQLYFEKQITKDQLKQAFEKSQQDFTIATVSHILIGNTNRSDEEAKKRADEVLTKLKAGGDFAKLAKEYSDDPGSKDKGGTYENESVAKWVPEFKDAVLKQPIGKISDKPVKTQYGYHIIKVISRKVPTFEQLNNDDLSIIKQQLVQQKFSNFMTKELPNIITKMNLPEDKNSK
- the mfd gene encoding transcription-repair coupling factor translates to MDILLQRFASSNEFQSIITGLQSGLKEQLVTGLSGSAKQLMIASLYTEEKRQIVVVTHNLLQAQKVYDDLTEMIDSNQLFLYPANELTITDIEAQSPETLGQRIHVLQHFANRDQGIYIIPYIGLSKFLPPKEHFLNAVISLKVGQEIDFDQFLQKMIFLGYERSDRVEKKGEFSVRGGIIDIFPLAMDNPIRIELFDIEIDSIRIFDAGSQRSIENVESIDIPPAREWVATKEEFLATALKVEQALKEHLPKVKDSFIQDKLLANINWEIEQLKEGYYFSGLYKYVSTLYKKGYTLLDYIDENSVIIFEEVSRIIETVRQVEKEIHDWQLTLLNQGESLPSLQIYQPFTDIMNHVRQPRLYLSLFLRQVPHVSPQNIVNFVTRNMQNFHGQMHVLKSEMERWRKTATSVVFLAADLERAKRLERVLYDYGIEVDLVSNKINQLTTRPIILEGNLQSGFEMSSIHLALITEGEVFSQKQRKAKKVNQQQQTNVERIKSYTDLKAGDYVVHVNHGIGKYVGIETLEINGIHKDYLHIKYAGNDKLYVPIDQIDLVQKYVGGEEREPKVYSLGGSEWTKVKNKVKASVKDIAQDLIKLYAKRKSSKGFPFPKDNEYQKEFEALFPYQETPDQLRTIEEVKRDMEKDEPMDRLLCGDVGYGKTEVAIRAAFKAAIAGKQVAVLVPTTILAQQHFETFKERFQDYPIKIDVISRFRSKKEQNQVIKQLKDGIVDIVIGTHRLLSKDVQFKDLGLLIIDEEQRFGVKHKEKLKELKANVDVLTLTATPIPRTLHMSMLGVRDLSVIETPPENRFPVQTYVVEYSGTLVREAIERELARGGQVYFLYNQVKNIELMADQIRMLVPDAKVAVAHGQMKETELEQIMLEFLDGEYDVLVSTTIIETGVDIPNVNTLIIYDADKMGLSQLYQLRGRVGRSNRIAYAYFTYQRDKVLTEVAEKRLQAIKEFTELGSGFKIAMRDLAIRGAGNLLGAEQHGFIASVGFDLYSQMLKEAIDELKGEPKEEKAIEPQIDLDVDAYIPSDYIQDSMQKIEMYKKFAIVKTLEEVFDLEEELEDRFGDIPQPTRNLLTIARIKAYAYQYHIERITQEGQEIHLEVSPDQNQVIDGYRLYQIANDFNHRIKLSSGHHIGIKVSTKNLTQEQWLSLMENFLKRYQESLKTEGALAQNE
- a CDS encoding anti-sigma-F factor Fin family protein, with the translated sequence MIKYVCKHCGHHLGLIDQAVVDEARLGFDSLTIEERESIISYESNGDIVANVVCEYCQEALEQNPELILLSNLLQ
- the pth gene encoding aminoacyl-tRNA hydrolase, with the protein product MKLIVGLGNPGEKYENTKHNIGFLTIDQIYMDLKNETYFSSKSKFNAFILEGKIHNEKVLLVKPLTYMNLSGEAVEPLLNWYHLSVDDLLIVYDDLDLPLGKIRLREKGSSGGHNGIKSIIEHLNTDQFKRMKIGIGRPKDNNIVDYVLSPFRTEEFAMIKESLHLASQAIQEWITGREFRKVMSQYN
- a CDS encoding 50S ribosomal protein L25; translation: MEQGSFTVELRTKGTDSVLHHLRDEGFIPGILYGGQQENQSIQIDQKTFLRQMKEHGKSGIFSITLDKETIPVKINEIQRNPVDRNVIHIDLQRVDMDRPVEMLVPIHFFGHSIGERNGGVIQQQIREIEIRALPSSIPEYIQVNITDLDIGDSLLVKDLVLSDGIEVLHDRDSVILKVLPPVMDQEAHLEESKSEPEVVNARDSHGIDAAK